In Peromyscus leucopus breed LL Stock chromosome 9, UCI_PerLeu_2.1, whole genome shotgun sequence, the sequence ACTAAGAAACTGTTCCACTCATAAGATACAGTCAGTAGATCACCGTGGAACCAAACTAacccattttaataaataatataaatacattatttgaaagtatcaattttaaaaaagcctatatttatttatttactttttggagacagaatttcatGCAGTCcacgctgacctcaaacttgataaatagctgagaatgactttgaattcctgattctctcacctgcacctcccaagtgctagaattacaggcatgcaccaccatgacctgTTAACTCAGTACCGAGGAACCAAGCTAGGGagtgcttcctgcatgctaggtgagcactcaatggagctacatccccagccctttggAAACATCACTTTTACCTGATTAAGTGTCAATAGGAAagtcacttgattttttttttctttttttttttttttcagaaatagcCTAAGAAACTACTGCTAACAGCGAGAAACCTGAGTTTATTGTTTAGCTGTGACAGTCAACTCTACGCACAGGTCGCAGCTAAAAGGGCGCATGCGCAGTGCAGTGGTTCCATAGAGCGTGACCAAATACCTCCACGATGCTGTTTCTTTGAAGCGAGTTCTAGAACTGTATTTCGAAAAGCGAAATTATCCTTTGATAgttcacagagaagaaaagataCGAAACAAGACCACACTGCAAATTCAGGTAAAGCCCAAGAAGTAGAAGAGAAAGCAGTGCGTCATTGAGTAACATTTAAAACCCTTCCACATCCAAGAATTAAATGACACACGCAGCAAATGCCCGCGATCTTGTGAACATTTCAAAATGGTGTCTATGAAAAGGCAAGAATGAAAAATATTGTCAAGTATTTCAATTAATTATATTAGCAATACAAATTTCATAAtactagtttttattttcaaaatatgcgTCATGGtgaattttaaatgctttttatttttttttaaaaagaggctattcattattttcagtatttctaGCTATTTTTATGTACAATAATAGGTCACCAACTCACTCCCATGCCACCCATCAACAGCATGGCAGCAAGGTTTCTATTTGATAATAGAAATTAGATTGGTTTTATGCCTCATTAAAATTGTACAATAAAGGACAATGGTTTTAAAGATCTCATTGACAATGTTAGAAGGACAATGATAAAACCAACACTCCTACCGCAAATGCTGTCAGGACGTTGTCAAGTGCACATTTTGTGACACCCTGCTCTCCATACACAGAACCCAATGAGGCATATGGACACTGTTGAGTTACTGGAGTAGTCTGATGTGTCCCAGCCTCCTTATCCCCGCCCCAACACACAAGGTAACAACTGGTTCCAGTGCAGTTATCACAGCAACCAGTCCATCACACACAGCTGACTGTTTCGTTCACGGTGTTGATATTGTCTGTACAACTCTCTTCTGAGTGCTGTTTTCCTAGTGGAACCATAGAGCAGTCATTACCGGTGGTAACCACAGAGCAGTCATTACCGGTGGTAACCACAGAGTAGTCATTACCGGTGGTAACCATAGAGCAGTCATTACCAGTTGTAACCATAGAGCAATCATCACCTGTTGTAACCACAGAGCAGTCATTACCTGTGGGCTCAGCATCTTCCTGTGAGTTCTTTTTTTGTCCTTCGGGGAGCTGACTAGACTTGTAGGCCAACGCCGGTATAGTGTTCACTAAGATTAACTGCAGcggctttctgttttccttgtaCTGACACTGAATGTACCGCGAGAAGGCAGACCTATAAGTCTTATTGAACAGCGTATAGACCAGTGGATTGACAGCGGAGGAGAGGTAACCAATCCAGACAAAGACATTGAGCAGGGCTCCGATGACGTCTTCATTGCAGGACTCTTTGCAGATGACGGCCATGATGTTGGTGATGAAGAAGGGGCACCACATGACCACAAACAGAAAGAACACGATGCCCAGCACCTTGCATGCTTTTTGCTCATTGCTGATGGACTGCATCGTCCTCCGGCCTGCGTAGGAGCCCGGCTCCCTGTGGATGGACCGCTGGAAGAGCTTTTCGGATGACAGAGAACTCTGAGGGAGGAAGCTGAAGGAGGCTAATTTGGCCCGAGTGCTGAGGTCACTCACACACAAGGTGGCTTCTTTCTGAAGCGACTTGATAGTGAGGAAGTAGGTGATGACCATGATGGTTAAGGGGATGAAAAATGCGACAAAAGAACCTATGAGGACGAAGTTGTCATCCGCGAGCAGGCAGCTCCCCTCCTTAAAGACCTTTGAATCATCCTGCAATCCGAAGACTGGGATCGGCATGGATATACCTGGAAGAGATGGAAAGCGAGACACGTGATCAAGGAACTGAGGCTATGAAGGTGAGAATATCACCACATAATGCTGGCTGGCCAAAGAGTTCATACCAACTTACTTTAAGGGTTTCATATGTTACTGCAGTTTATACCGACTTACTTTAAGGGTTTAATATGTTACCACAACGAGAGTTGGGCTAATTCttactcattatttatttattagctggagaaaacacacacagaggcaaaatgaagcaaataaaaatgactaccTAACACCTCCATTCAGAGATCAACAAACAAACTGCCATAGATAATTTAATGCCGTTTGTTTTAAGGACATTGTGCACGCATACCCTCACGCAGGCACGCACTGGGAAACAGAACAAGTTTCTGCTTTATCTACAATTTTGTAACTTTCCATTGTACATTATATTATCAGCATATCTTACTTACTTTGTAAAGTTACAAGCCtaatatgttttctttctagcaaattagaaaaatataaaaaataacagtGACTAAAGGAAACAGTATTTATTCTCTCCACCAAGTGGCATAGgttacatttcttttgtttatacagTACTGTATATGTAGTTTTAGATCTTCCCTTCCCACCTAATATTCATTATAAAACTGAATTGCTTTtgcttgttgagacagggtcttgcactaggccaggctggcctcaaactcacattaatcctcttgcttcaggcTCTTGAGTGTATGAACCAACATGAACCGTTTTAAAGTTTAAcagatttttaaactatttttgaaaaatactttctgtTACTAATTTCAAGCAATCCAAATGAATTTGGGTtagttttaaaaagcttttatcTTGGAGAAAACCCAAAAAGAACAAAGGCAAATGCTGTCCCAAGGAAATCTCATAGCTTTTACAATTGTGAACTCAATGTTGTGTCATCCAGGTCCTTACCTGGGATGTCTCTCAACCTCAGACATCACATGATTAAACATGTACACATCTTATTCTGTAGATCTAAAAGTGACACACTTTGAGAGAAATCTATGATCACATCCCGGTTTACCCCTAAAGAGAAATTTAGTATTTCCTTCACATCATAAAATATAGAATTCATGTTCGAACTTCCCATTGTTCCATAAAAGTTAGTTATTTTCATTGCAGAATGTCCATTGGGATGAATCACCCCAAACAAGGCAGCCGCAGACTTCTATTGTTAAATGTATGACTTAGGTACAGAATGCTATTGTACGTGGGAATAGGAGCTTACAGCCAGTCAGTTGCTCTGTACTTGGGTTTGGGGTATCTATCACGGTCCTCCAAGTAGATGCTCAGGCAGAGGACTCTAGCAGTGAGGAAGGATCACAGTTGGCTCTGATCATGCTAATTTCTCACCATGGTGATTGGACCCTACTTAGTGGAGGTTAGCTTGACCACCATGGgaggttttgtttcctttttggagTTCAGGAGATCTGAAGGAGGCTGGTTAAGCCAAAGCAATCATGCTACACTTCTTAttctgttttttctctctgccacAATGGCAGGGTCAGGAGGAGGGATAAGGAGAAGAAACAATTGCACACCCCAGTTCACACACGGAGAGATGCTGCTTCCTTCCTACACTTTCCTGTATTTTCAGTTTCCTGACTTGCATGACGGAGGGCCCTGGGATTGCTTCCagccactctgtagcccaagatgCTGCTCTCAGGCCAGCTCATCCCAGAGCCAGGGGCCGCTGTTTAAGCCCTGCCTTGTCATCTGACAGGAAAAAAGTTTCCTGTTGAGGAGGTGTAATACAAACGCTGAAGCAGCAGTAACAACAACCGaacaagagaaaaacaaccaaactcTGCATGGTCAGAAAGGGTTTGGCTCTCCCCAAACACAGGTGTGACTATCCTACACCCTGCTGTTGGAAGGAACAGTAGCTGGAACTTAGAGTGACACTTGACAAGAACATctgtctgtccccctcccctcccctccccttcccccatttcgtgtgtgtgtgtgtgtgtgtgtgtgtgtgtgtgtgtttgtgtgtgtgtgtgtgtgtgtgtgtgagagagagagagagagagagagagagagagagagaagaagggagagagagagagagagagagagagagagagaagagagagagagagagagagagagagagagagagagagagagagagagaaagggagaggaagggagagagagatagagagagagagggggggaagggagagagagagagaggaagggagagagaaagggggagagagagcttGCCCACCATTTGGGCCCATGTGGGAGCCAAAGGCTGACATCTTCCCCAATCACTTCTTCACCTTATGTTTTGCAACAGTCTTGCACTGAACTGAGAGCTTGCCATTTCAGGCAGACtgggtggccagtgagcccctaGATCTATCTGTCTCCATTCCGTCCCTCCCTCTCGCTGCCATGCCCAGACTTTTGAATGGTTGCTTAGGTCCAAAatcgggtcctcatgctttcatggCATGCACGCTGCCCCCAAACTGTTTTCCTAGCCTGGTAAGGCTCTTTCTGAGTGCCATTTGCCCACAACTCTACAGGTTCAATGATGATATTTGTCACTTGTCTGTGCAAAGCCatcccaattttctttctttttttgttattgtagtttcgttttgtttttggaaagtgAATATCAATGACATCAGGGATACTGATATTTGTCACTTGTCTGTGCAAAGCCatcccaattttctttctttttttgttattgtagtttcgttttgtttttggaaagtgAATATCAATGACATCAGGGATACTTTTGTGGTAAATGCCTCTTCATTTACCGCCTGTTTGTCCCTGCCACACTGTTTAGAGCATCCTTTGAGCCACAAGTTGTGGCTGCAAAGGTACCATCCTCTGAGACCTTCTGATACCTCACCAAATTTCAGTCACTTCAGAAAACTAACCATAAAAGACAACCTGTGATTTCTAAGatcactttctttttctgccaATATTTGAACTCacatctgtgagagattttttttttttttagtgctcaTCCAGTCTTATTATACAGACTCCTTGCATGCTGACTAGAATGGATACACTGGACATCCATTTCAGATGGACTTAGATTTTAGTCTTGGCTAGGGCTCTGGGCTCCTGGTATGAGGCTGGTGCCAGCATGCCTTCACGGATGGAATGAGGATAAAATGGATCAAATATGCAGAGCACCAGGGTGGTGCCTGGTCTAAAGGAGATGGAAACAAATGGCAAAGCTGGCCGCAGTACTTTTCTTTGTGgaattactcagaaaaaaaaagatatcaacaTTATTTTGTTCTAATCTATTGcttagtttttctatgttagccCTTTATATAACAGAGTGTGTAAACCAAGAGAAACAAAATAGTGTTTTGGCTGTTTACTATTGGCTATGTAACAATGATGTAATTATTAACTTCTGCCAGGGTCATATGAGGTCTCAATCAATTTTAATTTGGTATGGCTAGCACTGTTGATTACTTTTCTAATGTGATGGATTACAGCCATTACTGTTAGTCATGatgcatataaacaaaatatcaactGTCCAAAAAGGTATATGATTTTGTTATTAAACTCTTGGgtgttcattttcttgattaatacaAAGGAAGTTCCCACCTTGAAAGCCTTTTGCCTTACTACTTATGACCTGGTAATTTATAATGAGTGGTCATTTTTAGTGAACCAGAATGTAGGCCAGCCTAAAGCACCCAATTCCTCAATCATTTAGAATTTGTTATGGTGTCTTGGGTTGGTGAGACACATAAACTATACACCCCCTGTGGGATGTTTTGATTTCTGCAGCCCTGGAAGGAAAGGGTGGTGGAACCCTTCACATGGATACAGAGATTCTCCCTCTAAATGTGTGAGATAAAGAGCTGCCTCAGGAGGACATGGTAGGAGGTCAGGGGCAGGATGGTTTTGTGCTTGGGGAGGACACCTTGATTTGGATGAGGAGCAATGCAGCTCATGGGTCTTCAaatggcccatttttttttctcatgagtaACAAAACTATCTCGATCACAGCAGTATACTATTTATTTGTAGTGTTTCTTCCTAAAACACGGTGGTCAGCATATATTTGTTAAATGCTGGTCGGAAAGTTAAAGCAATATTCTAGTAAGAGGGGAAGAAACTTTTGTTAAAGAACTAAGGCATGGAGATAGGCTTTGTGTGTACAATAAGGAATGCTGAAGCATGCTCCTACCAAGAGAAATGAAGAATGCTGGCTGATGGCCGAGAATCTGGTCACAGTCATCTCAAGTGCATTAATTTTCTGGCAGCTTTGTTTGATAATAGTGGCTTTTGGAGACCTGACATCTTCTCTCACTTGAAATTTCTGCATATTAAGCATTTTGCTTTATGAACAAACAGTCGGGAACTTGAACTATGTGACTCTGCATTTTgtttaataagttttttttttctcgaggAGTAGAGAACGGCAATCAAAATTCACTAAAGGTATTGGATCTTttgtgcacatttttttttaatcctctacATTAACATTCAGACAGTGAAGTGAATGGGGAAACACGGACACTAAGAACACAAAGGCTTTGGAGGATGTTCTCTTTGAGCTCCATTGCTTGCTTTGCAAATAAAGTTCACATCTCTACCGAGCATCTTATCACGGGCTAAAGAATCTTAACTTTGAACTATTGGCTGCGACAGATGGGCTTTCTCTTTTAATCCTACACTTTTATCATTTAGGATCTTGtgactaatgttttttttttttgtggcaacTACTTTTCTTTAGATACAAGAAGTTTGAAGTACTAGGTAGCAAGAGTCTCATGGGACATGAGGGTTGAGGGAAGGCTTTCAGTCTATAGAGAGCAGAGATGTTAGAAACATATTTCAGGAACTTGAGGAAAGTTTTGAGTCAtgggtttcttttcatttgaacacctgacttttttttttttaattataagaggATATACTGGCCGTTTGACAGAAAGCACCATAAGTCAATGCTACAGGATAATCTTCAGGGTGCAgggaagaggaaactgaagaTAGATGGAAAACTGGAACAGCAC encodes:
- the Htr2a gene encoding 5-hydroxytryptamine receptor 2A; amino-acid sequence: MEILCEDNTSLSLIPNSLMQLDGDSRLYHNDFSSRDANSSDASNWTIDAENRTNVSCEGYLPPTCLSILHLQEKNWSALLTAVVIILTIAGNILVIMAVSLEKKLQNATNYFLMSLAIADMLLGFLVMPVSMLTILYGYRWPLPSKLCAVWIYLDVLFSTASIMHLCAISLDRYVAIQNPIHHSRFNSRTKAFLKIIAVWTISVGISMPIPVFGLQDDSKVFKEGSCLLADDNFVLIGSFVAFFIPLTIMVITYFLTIKSLQKEATLCVSDLSTRAKLASFSFLPQSSLSSEKLFQRSIHREPGSYAGRRTMQSISNEQKACKVLGIVFFLFVVMWCPFFITNIMAVICKESCNEDVIGALLNVFVWIGYLSSAVNPLVYTLFNKTYRSAFSRYIQCQYKENRKPLQLILVNTIPALAYKSSQLPEGQKKNSQEDAEPTGNDCSVVTTGDDCSMVTTGNDCSMVTTGNDYSVVTTGNDCSVVTTGNDCSMVPLGKQHSEESCTDNINTVNETVSCV